CGCTCGGAAAGTAGTACGGAACTGCCGGGAAACCGTCATCAAGCGGTCGATCGATCGGGGTGGGGCACCGGCGTTCAGTTCTTCTCTTCCTCCCGCAGTTCTTCGAGTTCGGCGTCGAGTTCCTCGTCGCTGACCTCGGTCTCCTCCGTGTCCGGCGTCTCCACGTCGGCCGGGTCCACGTCGGCCGGCTCGGTGTCCACGTCGGTCTCGCTCGCCTCCGACTCGCCCTCCTCGTCTTTCCCCATCTCGGCTTTGAGCGTGTCGAGTTCGGCGTCGACCTCGCCTGTGGTACGAATCTCTTCGAGCTCCCGGTCGAGTTGGTCCTCGTCGCTCAGGGCGTCGTCGAAGGCCCCCGTCTCCTGCAGTTCGTCCATCGCGGCCGCGCGGGCCTCCATCTCCTCGGTACGCTCCTCGGCTCGCTCGATGGACCGGCCCACGTCCTCCATCTCGTCGCCAGCTCCGGTCATCGCCTCGGAGACGCTCTTGGAGGCCTCGGCGGCCTTATAGCGGGCCTTCATCGTCTCCTTTTTCGTGCGGAACTGCTCGATTCGGTTCTGGAGTTCGTCCTTCTTGTCGATCAGCTGGTCCTGCTGGCGCTGGAGCTGCTGGATCTGGCTCTCCAGATCCTCGATCTGGTTCATCTTCTGTTTCTTTTTCTCAAGCGCGCGACGCGCGAGGTCCTCCCGGTCCTGCCGGACGGCTTCACGGGCCTGATCGTTGTGCTTCTCGACGTTCTCCTCGAGGCGGCGCTGCTGGATCTCCAGCCGTTTCTTCTGGGTCGTCAGGTCCGCGATGCCCTGCTTGACGTTCTGGAGTTCGTCGCGCATCTGCTCGTAGGAGTAATCCAGCGTCTCGGAGGGGTCTTCGGCCCTGTTGAGGACTCCGTTGACCTTCGAGCGGATGATGTAGGAGGCGCGCGAGAGGATGCCCATGGGAACCTTTGGGTACCGCTGCCCTTAAATCTCTCACACCTGATTGTAACCCAACATGAGCGAGGAGCGCCGCATCGCCGGTGACCGCGAGGTACGGGTCACCGTCGACACTCCCGAGGCCGACCGCGGGGTCGTCGCCTGCCCACCACATCCGCAGATGGGCGGCACCCGGTCGGACCCCCGCCTGCGCGCCGTGGGCGAGGCCCTCGGCGAGCGGGGAATCGCCTGTCTGCGCTTCGACTACGGCCCCTGGGACGAGGGCGAGGGGGAACGCCGGGACGCGCTGAACGTTCTCGCGTCCGCTCGCGACGACTACGACGCCGTCTCCATCTTCGGCTACAGTTTCGGTGCCGGCGTCGCGCTGCTCGCGGCGGCCGACGCGGAACCGGCCGCCGTCTCGGTGCTGGCACCGCCGGCCTCGCTGGGCGAGCGTGACACGGTCGCGGCGCTGTCGGCGCTCGCCTGTCCAGTACAGGTCCTGTTCGGCGAGCGCGATTCCACTGTGGACTGGGAACCTATCGTCGAGCGCGCCCGCGAGCGCGGGGACGCGGTCGAGTCGATTCCGGGCGATCACTTCTTCGCGGGACAGGTCGACCGGATCGGCGAGTCCGTCGCCGCGTTCCTGTCCGGGGAGCGATCCTGACGGTCACGCGACCGAAAAGTGTGCATTCGTTGCACACTCGGGACTTCCCGTAACCGTTTTGAGCGCCCCGCGCGCACCGTCGGTATGCCGACCGAATCAGAGACGAACTACGACCCGGAGCTGGGTCGGAAGTTCATTTTCGTCACCGGCGGCGTGATGTCCGGACTGGGGAAAGGCATCACCGCCGCGAGCACGGGACGGCTGCTGGCCAACGCCGGCTTCGACGTGACCGCCGTGAAGATCGACCCGTACCTCAACGTCGACGCCGGAACGATGAACCCCTACCAGCACGGCGAGGTGTACGTGCTGAAAGACGGCGGGGAGGTCGATCTGGACCTGGGGAACTACGAGCGGTTCCTCGACATCGACATGACCTTCGACCACAACGTCACCACGGGGAAGGTCTACCAGCACGTCATCGAGAAGGAACGCGCCGGCGACTACCTCGGGAAGACCGTCCAGATCATCCCGCATATCACCGACGACATCAAGCGCCGCATCCGGGAGGCCGCCGAGGGCCACGACGTGTGCATCGTCGAAGTAGGCGGCACGGTGGGGGACATCGAGGGGATGCCCTACCTCGAAGCCCTGCGCCAGTTCGCCCACGAGCAGGACGACGAGGATATCCTCTTTACCCACGTCACGCTCGTCCCTTACTCGAAAAACGGCGAACAGAAGACCAAACCCACCCAGCACTCCGTCAAGGAACTGCGATCGATCGGGCTCCAGCCCGACATTCTGGTGGGGCGGTGTGAGGACAAACTCCACCCCGACGTGAAAGAGAAGATCGCGCTGTTCTGTGACGTGCCCACCGACGCCGTCTTCTCGAACCCCGACGTCGAGGACATCTACCACGTCCCGCTGATGGTCGAGGAGGAAGGGCTCGACGAGTACGTGATGGAACGACTGGACCTCAAAGCCGAGGCCCTGCCCGAGGCCGAACGGGACAACCGCTGGCGTGAACTCGTCACCCGGGAAACCACAGGCGAGGTCGAGATCGCGCTCGTGGGCAAGTACGGTCTGGAAGACGCCTACATCTCGATCCACGAGTCGCTGAAACACGCCGGCCTGGAGGCGGGCGTCGACGTGAACACGACGTGGGTCCACAGCGAGGACCTCGCGGACGGCCACGACGGCGAACTCGCCGACGTGGACGGCGTCGTCGTCCCCGGCGGGTTCGGTTCCCGCGGCATTCAGGGGAAGATCGAGGCCTGCCGGTACGCCCGCGAGAACGACCTGCCGTGGCTCGGCCTCTGTCTGGGCTTCCAGATGGCCGTCGTCGAGTACGCGCGTAACGTCCTCGAACTGGAGGACGCCCACTCCGCCGAGATCGAGGAGGATACCCCCCATCCCGTGATCGACCTGCTGCCGGAGCAGTACGATATGGAGGATATGGGCGGCACGATGCGGCTGGGCGCACACGAGACCGACATCGATCCCGGAACGATCGCGAACGAGATCTACGGCGACACATCCTGTACCGAGCGCCACCGCCACCGCTACGAGGTCAACCCCGAGTACATCGACGATCTCGAAGAGGCCGGCCTCGTCTTCTCGGGCCACACCAACAACCGCATGGAGATCCTGGAACTGTCCGACCACCCCTACTACGTCGGCACGCAGTTCCACCCCGAGTTCCGCTCCCGGCCCGGCCGCGCCAGTCCGCCCTTCGTCGGCCTGCTGGAGACCGTGCTCGAGGAAACCGATACCGAGGCCGCCGACCCCGAGGAGGTGGAGGCCTGATGGTCGACGTCGACTCGTTCATCGACGAGAAGATCGACGAGATCAGCGAGGAAGTCGGCGACGCAAACGCCATCATCGCACTGTCGGGTGGCGTCGACTCCTCGACGGCCGCCGCGCTGGCCTACGAGGCCATCGGCGCTCAACTGACGCCGGTCTACGTCGACACGGGACTGATGCGGAAAGGCGAGACCGAGGGGATTCGCGAGACCTTCGACTACATGGACTCGCTGCGGATCGTCGAGGCGAAGGACCGCTTTTTGGACGCCCTCTCCGGCATCACCGACCCCGAGGAGAAGCGCCACGCCATCGGCGAGCAGTTCATCCGGGAGTTCGAGACGGTCGCCCGCGAGGTCGACGCCGACTACCTCGTCCAGGGGACGATCTACCCCGACCGCATCGAGAGTGAGGGGACCATCAAGTCCCACCACAACGTCGGCGGTCTGCCCGAGCGCATCGACTTCGAGGGCATCGTCGAACCGATGCGGGACCTCTACAAGGACGAAGTGCGGGAGGTCGCGCGGGACCTCGACCTCGAATCGATCATCGCAGAACGGATGCCGTTCCCCGGCCCCGGCCTCGCCGTGCGGATCATCGGCGAGGTGACCGAAGAGAAACTCGACGTGGCCCGGGAGGCGAACCACGTGGTCGAGGAGGAACTCGAAGACCACGACCCGTGGCAGGCGCTGGCCGCCGTGATCGGGAAGGCCACGGGCGTCAAGGGCGACAACCGCGTCCACGGCTGGGTCGTCGCCGTCCGCTCGGTCGAGAGCCGGGACGGTATGACCGCCCGCGCCCAGAACGTCGACTGGGAGACGCTCCAGCGCATCCAGAGCCGGATCACCGGCGAGAACGAGAACGTCGCCCGCGTGCTGTACGACGTGACCCACAAGCCGCCCGCGACCATCGAGTACGAGTAATCCGGCGGATCGGGGCCGAATGACCCCCACCGCTTTTTTCGCTGGCACGAGTCCGGAGAGTCGATGCCCTCCGCTGCCGACGCTGCCGATACCGCCGACGTTGGGAGTGACTCCCCGGCCACCGATCCGGCAGCCGTCGACTTGCCGGGCCGTCCGGAACCGATCCGGGCCGAGATCCGTGCGATCCCGGTCCTGAATCCACTCGCGGTGGCCGTCGCCGGGTTGATCTACGGACTCGTCCTCGCCCTCGTCCTGTCGCTGTGGTGGGGGCTGGGACTGGTCCTGTCGCTACCGTCGCCGTCGATCTCGGTGCGAACGGGCCTGATCCTCTGGCTCGTCGGGATCGGCCTCGCGGTCGGCCGGGACGCGGCCCGGAAGGCCCGGCTGTCGGTCACGATCACGCCGGGCTGGATTCGCCGCTCGTTCGGGTCGCGGGCGGTAACGGTCCCCCGTGCGGAGATCGAACACGTGCGGGTCCGGACGACGCTCGTCGACCGGTTCGCCGGGACCCGGACCGTGGACGTCTACGACGCGGACGGGCACCGACTCCGGATCCCGCGCGTCCGTGCCTCACCGGTCGTCCTGCGGGAACTGGCCGCCCACGCCGAACCCGGGGCGGACGGTCGGCCGACGTGACTCGACCGTGAGAGCCAAACCCCGGGGGCGACAGAGGGGGAGTATGAACGCAGTCATCGCCGGCCCCGACGAGCACGACCTCGGGGCGGCACTGACCGAGGCCGGATTCACCGTGACGCGAGCAGCGGGTACCGCGAATCGCCCGGCCCTGGAGGAAGCGGGCATCCACGACGCGGACCTGTTCGTCCTCACGGACGCCGCGCTGGCGACCGCCATCCCCGTCGCGACCGACCTCACCGACGACCTCCGGATCGTCGCCTACACGACCGATTCGCTCCCCGAGTTCGTCAAGGGACAGGCACACATGGCGCTCGACCCCGAACTGTTCGATCCCGCAGACGTGGCCGAGGAGGCCGCCGAGGCCGCCGGAGACTGATCAGATCGAGTCGACCAGATCGTCGAGCGCCTCGCGGCCCCGTTCCTCGAACGGGGTACCGTGGCCCATCGCCGCGATCGAGAATTCGGGCGCGCGCTCGGCCAGATCGCGGATGCTCTCTTCGACGGCGTCGGTGTCGTAGCTCATGAGCCACGGCGAGGGGCGCAGTTTCCCACCGGACTCCCGGACCAGATCCCCGAGGAAGGCCGCGTCGAGCGCCTCGCTGACGTAGGCCACGTGGCCGGGCGTGTGTCCCGGCGTGTGGTACGCAGTAAAGGAGCCGATCTCGTCGCCGTCCGCGACGGTCTCGACGGTGAGGGCGGGGGATTTGAGGAACGGCCCCAGCGCGTTCTGGAGCGCCCCCTTGTGTTTCGACAGTGGCGGGCGCTCCTTGCCGGTGAGGAACGGTTCGTCGGCCGCGCCGACGTAGACGGTCGCGTCGAGTCCCTGCAGCCGGCCGAGACCGCCGACGTGGTCGAAATCGTAGTGGGTCAGCAGGACGCGATCCACGTCCTGCAGGGAGTAGCCGGCCTCGTCGACGCCCAGCACGAGGTTGCGGCCGTCCCACGGGTTGCCGGCGTCGACGAGCGTCACCGTCCCGTCGTCGACGAGATAGGCGTTCACCCCGAGCAGGTCGTACCACCACACGTCGTCCCCGAGTTCGGTTACCATCGCCACAGAGTGGGGCCGCCAGCGGCTAAAAGCCACGCAAAGCGACAGGCGTTGGCCCAACCGCTAAGGCCGACCCGACCGAGGTCGGAGTATGACGTTCGATCGATTGCCCGACCTCGACCCGGACGCGGGTGAGGTGATCGACGAGGAACTGGCGGTGAGCGACGACGTGCTCGTGAAGGCGTTCGCGCTGGGTCCGGGCGCGGAACTGGACCCGCACGTCCACGACGGGGCCGCGAACGTGTTCCACGTCCTCGACGGGACGGTCACCGTCGTTCAGGACGACACCGAGGAGCGGATCACCGCACCCGGCGTGGTGTTCCACGAGCGGGGTCAGTCACACGGCGCGCGAAACGAGACCGAGGAGGTGGCGATTCTGACGGCGAGCCTCTGCCCGCTCCCCGGGTGACTGGCCCAGGCGGTGCGGACGAAGGCCAGAGACTGGACCCGTAGGCACTGGATAGCGGTCGCGTATCCGCAGGTGCGGACACGTGCCGTCTATCCGGTCCCTTACCGTTCAGTGACCTGTTTTTCGGTTGCGAAGGCGGCGACTGCGCCCGGTCAGCACACCCATAACAATGAGTGGATACGCGGTAGGCCGGGCTATCGCATGATCGGCGCAACTAACCGACCCGTTATTCGCGGACAGATCCGTGCGAGTGGGTGGCGACTGGTGACGACTGCGGTACCGTCGACGGGGGGAGTGTGATGCGCACAGGCCCCATCCGCGGCGGTGGAACGCTGGTGCTGGCCCTCCTGCTCGCGCTGTGTGTGGTCGCAGTACCAACTGGCGCGACAGCCGCGTCCCCGGACGACGTGACGATCACTGTCGAACAGGGCGAGGACTGTTACGAGATCGACCCGCTCGGGAACGGGGACGAGACGGTCGAGGGGTTCTACGACTACGACACCTCGTACAACTACAGCTCGAACGGGACGACCCACCTGCAGGACAACCAGGTCAGCAACCTCCTGGTGTACCACGGCAGCGAGGGATACAGTCTGGTCCTGGTCCACGACAAGTACGGCGACGCGCCGTACGGCGGCGTCACGTCGATGACGTTCACCGGACTTCCGACCGACGGCGAGTGGGCCGTCGAGGACGACGGCTACGACGGACGCGACGACCAGTGGAACCACCAGGGTTCCACAAGCGAGGTGGACTGGATGTGGTACGAGAACCGAAACGACGGCGGTGCGTTCCGCGGGCTCACCGCGAGCGAGAACGTCTCGATCACCGTCGATCCCGCGTTCAACGAGGAGGCCGCGACCTGGGGCGAGTGGGACGCCTCGGGCAACGAGAACGACCGAATCGAGGAGTGGCGGCTCTACACCGGGCCCGACGAGACGACCACCCTCGACATGAACCAGTCCGTGACGATCTCCAACTCGGGCTGTGACGCTCCGCCGTCGGCCGCGCTCACGGCCCAGCCGGAGACCGCCGCGGTGGACGAGTCGGTCACGCTGAACGCGTCCGACGCGACCGACGACGAAGGGATCGCCGGCTACGGCTGGGACTTCGACGGCGACGGTACCATCGACCTGAACACGACGACCCCGACCGCGGACTACACCTACGACTCGACCGGCGACTACGAGGCCACTGTCACGGTCAGGGACTACGCGAACAACACCGACACCGCGACGACGACGGTGACGATCACCGAGGACGGCGGCGACAGCGGTGAC
This Halorientalis sp. IM1011 DNA region includes the following protein-coding sequences:
- a CDS encoding cupin domain-containing protein, which produces MTFDRLPDLDPDAGEVIDEELAVSDDVLVKAFALGPGAELDPHVHDGAANVFHVLDGTVTVVQDDTEERITAPGVVFHERGQSHGARNETEEVAILTASLCPLPG
- the guaA gene encoding glutamine-hydrolyzing GMP synthase codes for the protein MVDVDSFIDEKIDEISEEVGDANAIIALSGGVDSSTAAALAYEAIGAQLTPVYVDTGLMRKGETEGIRETFDYMDSLRIVEAKDRFLDALSGITDPEEKRHAIGEQFIREFETVAREVDADYLVQGTIYPDRIESEGTIKSHHNVGGLPERIDFEGIVEPMRDLYKDEVREVARDLDLESIIAERMPFPGPGLAVRIIGEVTEEKLDVAREANHVVEEELEDHDPWQALAAVIGKATGVKGDNRVHGWVVAVRSVESRDGMTARAQNVDWETLQRIQSRITGENENVARVLYDVTHKPPATIEYE
- a CDS encoding dienelactone hydrolase family protein, encoding MSEERRIAGDREVRVTVDTPEADRGVVACPPHPQMGGTRSDPRLRAVGEALGERGIACLRFDYGPWDEGEGERRDALNVLASARDDYDAVSIFGYSFGAGVALLAAADAEPAAVSVLAPPASLGERDTVAALSALACPVQVLFGERDSTVDWEPIVERARERGDAVESIPGDHFFAGQVDRIGESVAAFLSGERS
- a CDS encoding PH domain-containing protein — its product is MPSAADAADTADVGSDSPATDPAAVDLPGRPEPIRAEIRAIPVLNPLAVAVAGLIYGLVLALVLSLWWGLGLVLSLPSPSISVRTGLILWLVGIGLAVGRDAARKARLSVTITPGWIRRSFGSRAVTVPRAEIEHVRVRTTLVDRFAGTRTVDVYDADGHRLRIPRVRASPVVLRELAAHAEPGADGRPT
- a CDS encoding PspA/IM30 family protein, with the translated sequence MGILSRASYIIRSKVNGVLNRAEDPSETLDYSYEQMRDELQNVKQGIADLTTQKKRLEIQQRRLEENVEKHNDQAREAVRQDREDLARRALEKKKQKMNQIEDLESQIQQLQRQQDQLIDKKDELQNRIEQFRTKKETMKARYKAAEASKSVSEAMTGAGDEMEDVGRSIERAEERTEEMEARAAAMDELQETGAFDDALSDEDQLDRELEEIRTTGEVDAELDTLKAEMGKDEEGESEASETDVDTEPADVDPADVETPDTEETEVSDEELDAELEELREEEKN
- a CDS encoding CTP synthetase, with amino-acid sequence MNAVIAGPDEHDLGAALTEAGFTVTRAAGTANRPALEEAGIHDADLFVLTDAALATAIPVATDLTDDLRIVAYTTDSLPEFVKGQAHMALDPELFDPADVAEEAAEAAGD
- a CDS encoding MBL fold metallo-hydrolase, encoding MVTELGDDVWWYDLLGVNAYLVDDGTVTLVDAGNPWDGRNLVLGVDEAGYSLQDVDRVLLTHYDFDHVGGLGRLQGLDATVYVGAADEPFLTGKERPPLSKHKGALQNALGPFLKSPALTVETVADGDEIGSFTAYHTPGHTPGHVAYVSEALDAAFLGDLVRESGGKLRPSPWLMSYDTDAVEESIRDLAERAPEFSIAAMGHGTPFEERGREALDDLVDSI
- the pyrG gene encoding glutamine hydrolyzing CTP synthase, producing the protein MPTESETNYDPELGRKFIFVTGGVMSGLGKGITAASTGRLLANAGFDVTAVKIDPYLNVDAGTMNPYQHGEVYVLKDGGEVDLDLGNYERFLDIDMTFDHNVTTGKVYQHVIEKERAGDYLGKTVQIIPHITDDIKRRIREAAEGHDVCIVEVGGTVGDIEGMPYLEALRQFAHEQDDEDILFTHVTLVPYSKNGEQKTKPTQHSVKELRSIGLQPDILVGRCEDKLHPDVKEKIALFCDVPTDAVFSNPDVEDIYHVPLMVEEEGLDEYVMERLDLKAEALPEAERDNRWRELVTRETTGEVEIALVGKYGLEDAYISIHESLKHAGLEAGVDVNTTWVHSEDLADGHDGELADVDGVVVPGGFGSRGIQGKIEACRYARENDLPWLGLCLGFQMAVVEYARNVLELEDAHSAEIEEDTPHPVIDLLPEQYDMEDMGGTMRLGAHETDIDPGTIANEIYGDTSCTERHRHRYEVNPEYIDDLEEAGLVFSGHTNNRMEILELSDHPYYVGTQFHPEFRSRPGRASPPFVGLLETVLEETDTEAADPEEVEA